One Persicobacter psychrovividus DNA window includes the following coding sequences:
- a CDS encoding cryptochrome/photolyase family protein: MIETVRLILGDQLNEHHSWFAQTDETVCYVMMEILQETNYEPQHQQKTLATFASMRNFARKMRRQGHNFFYLTLTAPENRQSLPENIAWLIYQNKAKNFEYLQPDDKRNARQLKDFAYILGVNIQQHQSHHFLLEEGDLSQSIETTTEDIYSYMAVKYRKLIGNIEKNTAENVRLKLPKVETPAIKNDLRPILKDIEQFDIPAFGHVNAKSCRWVCSSAQAWQYVNYYFHHLLPQKKSAEGADAIPSQLAWALNMKMIEPLELLEALSDFTEKYPFAITQQAVNALLKALLGDREYKRFRFNRQLATEEAINPLGHHKPLPSFFKEGNSTSMRCIQQTIEEVENKGKTSAKRLLMVLKNYALLAKVEPDLFEQWVQHKLVNATAWSEQGELLDFIYQPQQRIFKGQEIASNIHDCSKCTFDPTINHGEKACPFNGLYWRFIHKNKPLLSRKIYGKALEGWETMDLTEKHHTLEFARNLLQQYHVATDEKSSLRSF, encoded by the coding sequence ATGATTGAAACCGTTAGACTGATTTTGGGTGATCAGCTCAATGAGCACCATTCGTGGTTTGCGCAAACCGACGAAACAGTCTGTTATGTCATGATGGAAATTTTACAGGAAACCAACTACGAGCCACAACATCAGCAAAAAACGTTGGCGACCTTTGCATCGATGCGAAACTTTGCCCGCAAGATGCGCCGTCAGGGGCATAACTTCTTTTACCTGACCCTTACCGCCCCCGAAAACCGACAGTCTTTACCGGAGAATATCGCCTGGCTGATTTATCAGAACAAGGCAAAAAACTTTGAATACCTTCAGCCCGACGACAAGCGGAATGCTCGCCAGCTGAAAGATTTCGCCTATATTCTGGGGGTCAATATTCAACAGCATCAAAGTCACCATTTTTTGTTGGAAGAAGGCGACCTCAGCCAGTCTATTGAAACCACCACTGAAGATATTTACAGCTATATGGCTGTTAAATACCGTAAACTGATCGGCAATATTGAAAAAAATACTGCCGAAAATGTTCGCCTGAAACTCCCCAAGGTTGAAACTCCTGCCATAAAAAATGACCTCCGTCCCATCCTCAAAGATATTGAGCAGTTTGATATTCCCGCTTTCGGGCATGTGAATGCTAAATCTTGTCGGTGGGTATGCTCTTCGGCACAAGCGTGGCAATATGTGAACTATTATTTTCATCATTTATTGCCACAAAAAAAATCTGCCGAAGGGGCTGATGCTATTCCTTCTCAGTTGGCATGGGCGCTGAATATGAAAATGATTGAGCCGCTGGAACTATTGGAAGCCCTTTCAGATTTTACCGAAAAATACCCCTTTGCCATTACTCAGCAGGCCGTTAATGCACTGCTGAAAGCACTGCTCGGAGATCGGGAGTATAAACGTTTTCGCTTCAATCGCCAGCTTGCCACCGAAGAGGCGATCAACCCACTCGGCCATCATAAACCCTTGCCCTCCTTTTTCAAAGAAGGCAACAGCACCTCCATGCGCTGCATACAGCAAACCATCGAGGAAGTTGAAAACAAAGGGAAGACCAGCGCCAAACGCTTGCTGATGGTGCTGAAAAATTATGCACTTTTGGCGAAGGTCGAGCCTGATTTATTTGAGCAGTGGGTGCAGCATAAGCTGGTTAATGCGACGGCATGGAGCGAACAAGGCGAATTACTCGATTTTATTTATCAGCCTCAGCAACGTATTTTCAAAGGGCAGGAAATCGCATCGAATATTCACGACTGCAGCAAATGTACTTTCGATCCCACCATCAATCACGGGGAAAAAGCTTGCCCTTTCAATGGTTTATATTGGCGGTTCATTCATAAAAACAAACCTTTACTCTCCCGTAAAATTTACGGCAAAGCACTGGAAGGCTGGGAAACCATGGACTTAACAGAAAAGCACCATACCCTTGAATTTGCTCGCAACCTCTTGCAGCAATACCATGTTGCTACCGACGAAAAAAGCTCCCTGAGGAGCTTCTAA